A single region of the Nicotiana sylvestris chromosome 6, ASM39365v2, whole genome shotgun sequence genome encodes:
- the LOC138872203 gene encoding uncharacterized protein, producing the protein MEEPPERWARSCSPQRRYDMLTTNIVESMNSVLLEARELPILRMMDFIQVKLQHWFYERRNKAEGTFYDVSCWVEEELKNRIDLAFTLNVFPVDSWRSRVEEEGITFLVDLNKRTCDCFQFQLDELPCIHAIAAIEKRNIKKSDFCSHWYLKESWLKTYERQIHPVGHTDSWIVPESVKSQIVKPPDFKVPPGRRQKKRHIPATEPSKITFKCGRCRRIGHNRTTCIYSPALHPFSRKHREE; encoded by the exons ATGGAAGAACCACCGGAAAGATGGGCACGTTCTTGTAGTCCACAACGAAGATATGACATGCTCACAACAAATATAGTTGAGTCGATGAATTCAGTGCTATTAGAAGCAAGGGAGCTGCCTATACTAAGAATGATGGATTTCATTCAAGTGAAGCTACAACATTGGTtttatgaaagaagaaataaagcaGAAGGAACATTTTATGATGTTTCTTGTTGGGTAGAGGAGGAATTGAAGAACAGAATAGATTTAGCATTTACTTTGAAC GTCTTCCCTGTTGATTCATGGCgttctagagttgaagaagaaggaataaCTTTCTTGGTGGACTTAAACAAAAGAACATGTGATTGTTTTCAATTTCAACTTGATGAATTACCATGCATACATGCAATTGCAGCTATCGAGAAGAGAAACATCAAGAAGTCTGACTTTTGTTCGCACTGGTACTTAAAGGAATCTTGGCTGAAAACATATGAAAGACAAATACATCCTGTAGGACATACTGATTCATGGATTGTACCAGAGAGTGTTAAGTCACAAATTGTTAAACCTCCAGATTTCAAAGTGCCACCAGGTAGAAGGCAAAAGAAAAGGCATATTCCTGCTACCGAGccatcaaaaataacattcaaATGTGGTCGTTGCAGAAGAATTGGTCATAATAGAACAACTTGTATATATTCTCCGGCACTCCATCCATTTTCAAGAAAGCATAGAGAAGAGTAG
- the LOC138872100 gene encoding putative ubiquitin-like-specific protease 1B, which translates to MFFLELSDSKFVLDDKHIDIALYYLRKKECYHPRDHPFRCTTTDVLFDNYMALVYKDFSEDASDEFWCAGDNQLFLTPYVWGDSRRCGIAWTEVDKIFFPCRLPSEDDEAVTHFLLGVLDLNQKKIDVYDSIYSEPYEAGMNYMQMYARMIPHLLKFSQFDKNHKSFGNVFNKFDIQWQRSPHQTGSTDCGAFLIKFAELLMIGKDVQQFQPEDIKDFRKELAANLWAHGEWKRNSGYDTPPENVGDDYESENETFCPKEL; encoded by the exons atgtttttccttgagctttcagatagcaaatttgttcttgatgataAG CATATTGACATTGCTCTCTATTATCTGAGAAAGAAGGAATGCTACCACCCTCGCGATCATCCTTTTCGATGCACAACTACTGATGTTCTTTTTGATAATTATATGGCACTTGTGTATAAAGATTTCAGTGAAGATGCTAGTGATGAGTTTTGGTGTGCTGGTGATAATCAGTTATTTCTGACACCATATGTGTGGGGGGACAGCCGTAGATGTGGAATTGCATGGACTGAGGTTGACAAAATCTTTTTTCCATGTCGGCTTCCTTCAGAAGATGATGAAGCTGTGACACACTTTTTGTTGGGAGTATTGGACTTGAATCAAAAAAAGATTGATGTATATGATTCCATATACAGTGAGCCATATGAAGCAGGAATGAACTACATGCAAATGTATGCACGCATGATCCCCCATTTGCTAAAGTTCTCACAGTTTGACAAAAATCACAAGTCTTTTGGGAATGTCTTCAACAAATTTGATATACAGTGGCAAAGATCACCACACCAAACTGGATC GACTGATTGTGGTGCATTCCTGATCAAATTTGCCGAGTTGCTGATGATTGGAAAGGACGTGCAGCAATTCCAACCCGAAGACATAAAAGACTTTCGAAAAGAACTTGCTGCAAATCTTTGGGCACATGGTGAATGGAAAAGAAATTCTGGTTATGATACTCCACCAGAAAATGTTGGTGATGATTATGAGAGTGAAAATGAAACATTCTGTCCAAAGGAGTTGTAA